The Gehongia tenuis sequence GGTGGGTGCCCTCAGCTTCCTGCCCGCACTGGCCCTTGGACCCATCGCCGAATACTTCCAAATGATTGTGTAATAAAGGGGTGATTTATCGTGGCAACCAAGACCAAAAGCGCCCTTGCCGACCGAAAAATGGTCGCTCGGGCCATCCGCGACGCTTTCAAAAAGCTGTCGCCAAAGACCCAGATTCAAAACCCCGTTATGTTCCTGGTGTATATTTCAGCTATCCTGACAACGGGTCTATTCCTTCTGTCGCTCTTTGGCATTCAGGATGCGGGCACCGGCTTTACGCTGGGCATCGCCGTCATCCTGTGGTTCACCGTACTGTTTGCCAATTTTGCCGAAGCCATTGCTGAAGGCCGGGGCAAGGCCCAGGCGGACGCTCTTCGCGCCGCCAAAAAGGATGTGGAGGCTCATAAGCTCAGCGATCCCATGGATCATGAGAATTTCACCGTAGTTCCTTCCGCATCCCTTGGCAGAGGCGATATCGTCTTCGTGAAGGCCGGGGAGCAGATTCCCGCCGACGGCGAGATCATTGACGGCGCCGCTTCGGTGGACGAAAGTGCCATCACCGGCGAATCCGCCCCCGTCATTCGGGAAAGCGGCGGCGATCGCAGTGCCGTTACCGGCGGCACCACCGTCCTCTCCGATTGGATCGTGGTTAGGGTGACCAGCGACGCGGGAGAAAGCTTTCTTGACAAGATGATCGCCATGGTGGAAGGCGCTTCCCGCAAAAAGACACCCAATGAAATCGCTCTGCAGATTCTTCTGGTTGCGCTGTCCATCATCTTCGTGCTCGTCACCGTCTCCCTTTATGCTTACTCGGTCTTTTCTGCCGAACAGGCTTCCATGGAGAATCCGACTTCCGTGACATCCCTGGTGGCGCTGCTTATCTGTCTTGCACCCACCACCATTGGCGCACTGCTCTCCGCCATCGGGATTGCCGGCATGAGCCGGCTCAACCAGGCCAATGTGCTGGCCATGAGCGGCCGTGCCATCGAGGCGGCCGGCGATGTTGATGTACTCATGCTCGATAAAACCGGCACTATAACGCTTGGCAACCGCCAGGCCAGCCGCTTCATACCGGTGGACGGTGTCTCCGCCGAGGAACTGGCCGATGCTGCGCAGCTTTCCTCCCTGGCCGACGAGACACCCGAGGGCCGAAGTGTGGTCGTCCTCGCCAAGGAGCAGTTCGGGCTCCGCGGCCGAAGCATCCATGACAAAAACATGCACTTTGTACCCTTCACCGCGGTCACTCGCATGAGCGGCGTGGACTATGAGGGCACGGAGATCCGCAAGGGCGCGGCCGATGCGGTGCGGCAGTATGTGGAGGGAAAAGGCGGCACCTTCAGCCAGGAATGCCAAAGCACCGTGGACTCCATCTCCCGTCAGGGCGGAACACCGCTGGTGGTGGCGAAAAATCATAGGGTGCTGGGGGTTATTCAGCTCAAGGACATCATCAAACAAGGTGTTAAAGAGAAGTTTGCCGATCTTCGGAAGATGGGCATCCGCACCATCATGATCACCGGCGACAACCCCCTCACCGCTGCTGCCATCGCTGCCGAGGCTGGTGTGGATGATTTTCTGGCCGAGGCTACGCCGGAGAGCAAGCTTGGCATGATCCGTGACTTCCAG is a genomic window containing:
- the kdpB gene encoding potassium-transporting ATPase subunit KdpB, translated to MATKTKSALADRKMVARAIRDAFKKLSPKTQIQNPVMFLVYISAILTTGLFLLSLFGIQDAGTGFTLGIAVILWFTVLFANFAEAIAEGRGKAQADALRAAKKDVEAHKLSDPMDHENFTVVPSASLGRGDIVFVKAGEQIPADGEIIDGAASVDESAITGESAPVIRESGGDRSAVTGGTTVLSDWIVVRVTSDAGESFLDKMIAMVEGASRKKTPNEIALQILLVALSIIFVLVTVSLYAYSVFSAEQASMENPTSVTSLVALLICLAPTTIGALLSAIGIAGMSRLNQANVLAMSGRAIEAAGDVDVLMLDKTGTITLGNRQASRFIPVDGVSAEELADAAQLSSLADETPEGRSVVVLAKEQFGLRGRSIHDKNMHFVPFTAVTRMSGVDYEGTEIRKGAADAVRQYVEGKGGTFSQECQSTVDSISRQGGTPLVVAKNHRVLGVIQLKDIIKQGVKEKFADLRKMGIRTIMITGDNPLTAAAIAAEAGVDDFLAEATPESKLGMIRDFQAKGHLVAMTGDGTNDAPALAQADVAVAMNSGTQAAKEAGNMVDLDSSPTKLIDIVRIGKQLLMTRGSLTTFSIANDIAKYFAIIPALFMGLYPGLSALNIMNLHSAESAIFSAIIYNALIIIALIPLALKGVKYREVSAGRLLKRNLLIYGLGGIIIPFIAIKLIDLVIVGLGIL